Part of the Natrialbaceae archaeon AArc-T1-2 genome, AACAGTAGCTGATCCAAAATATGATCGAAACGTGTTTTACCGTACAAAATTCATAAAGTATCATTACCAGAGTTCCACGTAAGTCAATGTGAGAAGTGGTGGTGAATCACATGAAGAGAAATTCTGGGTTTCTATGTCTGGCAAAGCGTTCGTTGACGACGCTCCGCAATCAGGGCATAGATCGGCTTCTTTTATACGGAATACGGTATCTGAGCTGGAAGTTTCAATTTCATCGTCTTGTTCGATCGTTACCGCATCCAATAGCAACGACGATCTACCTGCTTATAAGAGGGGTAGCACGCCGCGCTTTTCGGATTCTTAATCTAATTTTCCAACACAAATATACCGATGCTGACCCGTACAAATTGATATTCGTCGATCCATCGGCAATCGAATTTACAAGTGGTGCTTCGAGACGACGTGGATGGGTTGTTGACGGAGAATGGGATGAAGGTGGAACTCCGTTTATGCACCGGACCTGTCCCAAAGCGATTGAACAACGCTTTGTTGAGGGTGTTGAGTGGGGTGAGACAGATCTCTCCGATAAATACGACAGGTCGAAATTTGAAGAACGGACTTCCGAAATCGAACAACTCTACAAGCAAATCCGTGATGATGAATACAAGTCACAGCGTCAGTTACTCGACAAGAACTCAGACGTGGCTTGGAGTGGACTCAATGACGCGATGCACCCACTAGCCAACGAAATAGCCGTCGATATCGGTCGAGATGGAGAACTATTATGGAATATGTGTGGTCAACATCGACTCGCTATTGCAAAGGTCCTCGATATTGACCGAATTCCTGTACAAGTCTTCCGTCGACATGCGGACTGGCAGGCAGTACGGGACCGCGCACGCCGAGGTGAGGACATCCCCGAAGAGCTTCGTGATCACCCGGACTTGACGGACGTTCTCGGGAGTCAGTAGCTCCCTCGGGAGTGATAATACCCTTAACCCACCACTCCAAAGCTTCCCAGTATCCGTATGCGCCTCGGTCAAACCTCCGTCATCTACCTCGTCTCAAAAATCGTTGCCTCCCTTCTTGGGTTTCTTGCCACCATCTACTTCACTCGAACCCTCGGTGAGGAGATCTACGGCTTCTACGCGATCACGCTCGCGCTCGTCTCGTGGCTGGGGATCGTCAAGAGCGTTGGCTTCGGGCAGGCGATCGTCAAGCGGATGAGCGAGGACGAGCAACCCGACGCCTACCTCGCGGCTGGAACGACGGTCAAGGCCGTGCTCACGGGAGTCGTGGCGGTCGGCGTCCTCGTGTTTCGCGAGCAGGTGAACGCCTACGTCGGCCAGCCCGTCGCCGAGTTCGTCGTCCTGTTGCTCGTCGTCTCGATTTTCAGCGGCCTGGTCAACTCCGCGCTTAAAGGGAGTCACCGGGTCCACGTCTACGCTCCACTGAGCACGGTCAAACAGGGTGCACGAAGCATCGCCATGGTCGCGCTCGTCTTCGTCGGCTGGGAACTGTCCGGGATGCTTCTCGGCCACGCCGTCGGGACTGCCGTGATCGCCGCAATCGGTCTCGCTATCGTGCGGCCGACGATTACGATCCCCCGATGGCGACACGTCCGCGAGTTGTTCGACTTCGCGAAGTTCTCCTGGCTCGGGAGTATGCGCAAGAAAACTTTCAGCGACATGGACATCGTCGTCCTCGGTGTGTTCGTCCCGGCAGGCCTCACCGGGATCTACGCGGTTGCGTACACGCTCGCGAAGTTCCTCGACATCTTCGGCAGCGCAATCCAGACGACGCTGTTTCCCGAACTAAGCAAGCGATCCGCCGCCGGCGACGCCGAGATGGTCCGGACGCTAACGACCGACGCGATCACCTACGCCGGATTGTTCCTGATCCCCGGCATCGTCGGTGCGACGATCCTCGGCGATCGCCTGATGCTCATTTACGGGGACGGCTTCGAGATCGGCGAGCAGGTGCTTCCCATCCTGCTCGTGGGCATCCTCGCGTACTCGTACAACAAACAGCTGCTCAACACCCTCAACGGGATCGACAGGCCGGATCTCGCTTTCCGGGCGAACGCCATCTTCATCGCCGCGAACCTCGTGCTCAACGTCGCGTTCGTCTACGCCATCGGCTGGCTCGGTGCCGCGATCGCGACGGCGTTGTCGGCCGGAATCGGGCTCGTCTTCGGCTTCTATTACGCGCGCGAACTCGTGCAGTTCACTGTCCCTTACGCCGAAATCGCCCGCCAGTGGCTCGCCGCCGGGTTCATGGGTGCGATCGTCTACGGTGCCCGCGAACTCGGCGAGACCCACTGGATCGCGACCTACAACGAGGTCTTCGTTGTGGCCCTGGTCGGTCTCGGGGCCGTAGTCTACTTCCTCGCGTTGCTCGCCATCTCGAGGACGTTCCGAACCACGGTCTCGAGAAATCTCCCCTTCGACGTGCCCTTCGCGCAGTAGGCTTACCAGACCTGTGCGGCGGGCGTTCCACAATTGTCACAGACGACGGCGTCGTTTCCGTCGAACATCATCTGATTGAGCGAACCGTCCGAACAGAATGCACAGTCACTGTGTTCGAGATACTCGAGAAGTGGTGCACGAGGAACCGTCGGTTCCGGCAGGCAAGCGGTCACGTGTGTTGGTCGGTGGTACGAGCAAGTCCTATATAATTTCTGTCATCTCGAAACGCACCCTCTCGTGGTCTCACGCTAGCCATCCACCGTTCTCCAGACGTCAGCTCGAGCTCGATCCAAGTCTCACACGTCCGGACTCCCCGAACTGGTAGCGTCTCGTCTTGACTGGTCCGAGCGGCGACTCGAGGCCGTCTCCCCGTCGAACAGAAGCGGCTCGGACAGCGCTCGAAGCGTCGTCCCGCCACTCAGCTCGTAGCCCGGGCAGAAGTTCGTCAGGAAGCTGCGATAGTACGCCGTCGTCGACAGCTCGACCCGCTCCGACGAGACCGACTCGAGTCTGACCGTGCGACCGTTCGTTCGATCCTCCCGGCGAAACAGTCTCCGTAGCTCGTCGGCGTCGGACTCGTAGAGTGCGGCGAGTTCGTCGGGGGCGCTGTAGTGGGCCGCCGTGGGTATGTCGCTCGAGTGGTCGTCGGTGGTCATCACGACGGACAGGGTTCGACGGAACGTCTGGAGACGACAGGTGTCCATGGAAAACCCACCAGTTTCGTCGACGGTCCTCGTCGATCGGTAGTGTGGCTGCACACTAGGCTTTTGGAGCCGGGGAACCTACCGGTTGATATGAGTAGCGAACGGATCGACGCCGAAAGTAAAGTTTCAGGAAATCAAGCGAACATACCCGCCCGAATTCGACGTGAACTTGGAATCGACGACGGCGACCAACTTCAGTGGCAACTCGAAGATGATGGGAGTCTTCGTGTCCAAGTTGTCCGACAACAAACGGGGACATTCGCCGATTTCGATGGCTACGACGGCGAAGAGACGACGGATGTGACTACCGAACACGACGCATGGGGCGTCGACGACACGTGAATGCCACGCGCACTACTCGATACGTCCGTTCTCTTTGCAGCAGCATACCGGCGGGACACTGCTCACGATGCTGCGCTCCCAATTCTCCAGGGAGTTGATGATGGATTGCTCCCAGAAGCTGTCGTCCTCGATTACGTTCTTGCAGAGACACTCAATGGTCTGACGACCCATGCCGGCCATGATGCGTCTGTTGATTTCCTCGATCGGATCGAGGAGAATACACACTTCCACATCGAGTCACTCACTGCCGACGCTCTCGCAACTGGAAAGGCCTTGTTCAGACAGCACGAACCGTTCTCGTTCGTCGACGCGTGCATCGTTGCGTATATGCAGACCGAAGGGCTCGGCTACCTCTACGCATTTGACGGTGACTTCGATGCGGCCGAGGACGTATACCGGCTCAACACAGCCACAAATCCGTACGATCCAGATTGAAACCGAGATTATACCGGATACCAATTATGATACTTTAGAGTATGATACTTCAGAGTATGATCATCCAAAGTACTATAATCGTGATTTCCGTACTGAGTCTATGGCCAAATTCGTTAATCGAACGGAGGAGCTTCGTCGACTCCACGAACTCTATGAGTCCGACGAGCCAGAGCTTGCAGTAATATTTGGCCGGCGGCGTCTCGGCAAGACAGAACTCGTCAAGCAATCGCTCACAGAATATGACGAGGCGATAATTTACCAGGCAAAGCAGAAAACGAGCGCGTTACAACTCCAGCAGTTCATCGAGGTCGCAGCAGACACGTATCCTGGAATTACCCGGATCCGCGAAGACTGGGAAGCTGTTCTCGGCTATCTCGCTGACCAGGATTCGATCGTCGTCCTCGACGAATTCCCGTATCTCGTCGAACAAGACGAGAGTCTCCCGTCAGTACTACAGGCGATGTTCGACCACGAACTCGAGGGGTCCCAGGCAACCATCGTCCTCGTCGGCTCTTCGATTAGCATGATGGAGGAGGCTGCCTTACTCGGGAATAGCCCACTGTACGGCCGGTCGTCTTTGAAACTGGATATCAGACAACTCCCGTTTGACGCTGCAGTGGAGTTTTTCTCCGATAGCTACGCTCCAGAAGATCACGTTTTCACGTGGGGTGTCTTTGGCGGTGTCCCGTACTACCTCGAAGACGTATCACCGGACGCGAGCCTGGGAGAAAACATCCATCGGACAATCCTCTCACGACACGGATCCCTGCACAACGAACCTGACTACGTCCTCCGGATGGAACTCACCGAACCGACGCGGTACTTCTCGATACTCGAGGCGATTGCCGGCGGGAAGACGAGCCGAAACGAGATCGCCGGTGCGACCGGAATCGATTACAATCAACTGTCGAAATATCTGAACCGCCTCGAGCGGCTTCGGCTGATCGACCAGCACGTACCGATTACCGAGCGGAAAGAACGAACCAAGCGAAGCAAGTATCGAATTCGCGATCACTTCTTCCGGTTCTGGTTCCACTTCGTCTATGGAACTGGGGACAGGTACGACGAACTCGGCACAGAGGCCTATGAGGTGCTTATTGAGCCCGAACTCGCTGACTTCGTAAGTCCGGCGTTCGAAGAGCTGTGTTGTGCTGCCCTGCGAACGCTCTATCCCGAGTATACGATTACGGATACAGGGAAGTGGTGGTACCAAGACCACGAAATCGACGTCGTTGGACTGACAAACAGCGAGACGCTGCTCGTCGGTGAATGTAAATTCCAGGAGTCGCCGCTGAACTACGAGGCGTTCTCGAAGCTGCAAGACCACGTCGAGGAACTACGATGGACTCCACCAGCGGGCGGAAGCCGAGACCACGAGTATGCGCTGTTTTCACGGAGCGGTTTCACTTCATCTATCAAAGAGGCAGCCACCCAACGAGATGACCTGCGTCTATTTACTGTCGATGACGTCGTCAAAGCGCTGTGAAAGGACCCTTACGAATCGAATTCACGAGTTTGGCGAACTTCTACCGGTTGGTGATAATACGTCGGGAACTCTTCGTGGACAAGCAGCAAACATCGCTCGTTCGCATCCCACACCTCCGATACATATCTCAAAAGATACGAATTAGACGAGAACGGTTTCGACGACCACCACTACTCGCCGTCTCTCCACTCCTCGAGAAACTCCCGCGTTAACGCAGAGACTTCAGACCGAAACGTCCCCATCTCGAGTGACCCCTCACCGTCGTACAACTGCTTGTGCTCTTCACGGACGATGTCCTCGAGGACACGTTCATACAGCGTCTCGAAGGTCACGGGCTGGCCACGGTCCTCGAGTGTCGCTGCGACCGTCTCGAACCGCCGTCGCGTCGCGTACGTCGCCGCTAGCTCTTCGGCCGACGCATCCACGGGAGTGGTCTCGTCGACGTCCTGGAAGTCAGGATGGAGCAACTTCGCGCGATCGCCCTGTTTGTTCCGAATCACCACTCCCTTGGCAGGCCCGTTGTACCACGCAGAGTCCGGAATCGTGTACGAGTCCGGATCGAAATCCCGCGTGTGGAGTTCCCGTTCGACGGCGTTTACGGCCTCGAGGCCGATCCCCTCGAAGATCCCTTCGACGGCATCCGGTGGGCGGAACGCGCCCACCTCGGCCGACCAGACATCGAAGCCCAGAAACGACGGCGTGCGCTCCCAGTCGTACTCGATCGTGTGACGATGCATGGCCTCGCCGAAGAAGACGACGTCCTCCACGTCGTCGACGGCACTGCGGAGCGCGTCGCGCTCGAGGTTCTCCTGGACGTGGCGGACGGCATGCTGGTATGGCTCCGGGACGTCGTCGGGATCATCGTAGACGCGGCTTCGATCGCCGAAGCGAATCAGCCCCGACTCCTGAAGCTGGAAACGAAAGTTCGCCCCGTCGACTTTCTCGAGGAGCCACAGGTGGCCCGAGTCGAAGAGTCGGTCGGGAGCGTTTTCGACGCGTGGAATCGATGGATATGCTTTCATTCGTGGTAGGAATCGCTCGAGCGGCGAATAGACCCGGACTCGAGTTTCGTACGACGTTGCTCTCCAAAAGCATCAAAGCAGTGCTATCACCACCGGAGCTCGAGGTCCTCGAGCGTCCAGTCCTCGGGCAGCCGTTCGTCGTAGCCGATTTCGGTGATCGCTTCCCGGAGCTGGTTCTCGGTTGACTCCTCGAGCGAGAGGGTGAAGTGACGGTCGAATTCGGCGTCGACGTCCCAGCCACGCGGGAACACGCTCCAGTTGGGTATTCCTTCGAGATGTGCGAGTCGATCGAGCACGAATCCGACGTCGTCGGCGCGCCGGATGACTTCGGCGTAAAGCGGCGCTGCAGCTTCCTGGTCGGTGTGGAGTGCCCTGAACGTGGCCGCCCCTGCCCAGATGTCGTCGTCTTCGACGGCCTCGAGAACGGTCTCCTCCAGCGAGTACTCGGGATGACCGATCGCCCAGCCGACGTGCTGGGACTCTTCCCAGGCGATTTCGAACGAGCCGTCGTCGAACGTCGGGATCGATCCGAGGTAGGTCAGGGCCGCGACGGGAATTGCGTCGACGCCCTCGGTGAGACGAGCGCGGATCACGCTCCGGGCGACGACGTTGGCGACGACCGCGGTCGCGTCCGAGAGCGTCCCGTCCTCGCGGTGGTCGTAGGCTTCGGCGACCTCGAGCAGGAACGGCCAGCCATCTTCCCGGGCGACGGCGTCGATGGACTCGACAACTGGTT contains:
- a CDS encoding flippase — translated: MRLGQTSVIYLVSKIVASLLGFLATIYFTRTLGEEIYGFYAITLALVSWLGIVKSVGFGQAIVKRMSEDEQPDAYLAAGTTVKAVLTGVVAVGVLVFREQVNAYVGQPVAEFVVLLLVVSIFSGLVNSALKGSHRVHVYAPLSTVKQGARSIAMVALVFVGWELSGMLLGHAVGTAVIAAIGLAIVRPTITIPRWRHVRELFDFAKFSWLGSMRKKTFSDMDIVVLGVFVPAGLTGIYAVAYTLAKFLDIFGSAIQTTLFPELSKRSAAGDAEMVRTLTTDAITYAGLFLIPGIVGATILGDRLMLIYGDGFEIGEQVLPILLVGILAYSYNKQLLNTLNGIDRPDLAFRANAIFIAANLVLNVAFVYAIGWLGAAIATALSAGIGLVFGFYYARELVQFTVPYAEIARQWLAAGFMGAIVYGARELGETHWIATYNEVFVVALVGLGAVVYFLALLAISRTFRTTVSRNLPFDVPFAQ
- a CDS encoding HVO_A0556 family zinc finger protein, with amino-acid sequence MTACLPEPTVPRAPLLEYLEHSDCAFCSDGSLNQMMFDGNDAVVCDNCGTPAAQVW
- a CDS encoding AbrB/MazE/SpoVT family DNA-binding domain-containing protein; amino-acid sequence: MSSERIDAESKVSGNQANIPARIRRELGIDDGDQLQWQLEDDGSLRVQVVRQQTGTFADFDGYDGEETTDVTTEHDAWGVDDT
- a CDS encoding PIN domain-containing protein; translation: MPRALLDTSVLFAAAYRRDTAHDAALPILQGVDDGLLPEAVVLDYVLAETLNGLTTHAGHDASVDFLDRIEENTHFHIESLTADALATGKALFRQHEPFSFVDACIVAYMQTEGLGYLYAFDGDFDAAEDVYRLNTATNPYDPD
- a CDS encoding ATP-binding protein; translation: MAKFVNRTEELRRLHELYESDEPELAVIFGRRRLGKTELVKQSLTEYDEAIIYQAKQKTSALQLQQFIEVAADTYPGITRIREDWEAVLGYLADQDSIVVLDEFPYLVEQDESLPSVLQAMFDHELEGSQATIVLVGSSISMMEEAALLGNSPLYGRSSLKLDIRQLPFDAAVEFFSDSYAPEDHVFTWGVFGGVPYYLEDVSPDASLGENIHRTILSRHGSLHNEPDYVLRMELTEPTRYFSILEAIAGGKTSRNEIAGATGIDYNQLSKYLNRLERLRLIDQHVPITERKERTKRSKYRIRDHFFRFWFHFVYGTGDRYDELGTEAYEVLIEPELADFVSPAFEELCCAALRTLYPEYTITDTGKWWYQDHEIDVVGLTNSETLLVGECKFQESPLNYEAFSKLQDHVEELRWTPPAGGSRDHEYALFSRSGFTSSIKEAATQRDDLRLFTVDDVVKAL
- a CDS encoding RNA ligase family protein — protein: MKAYPSIPRVENAPDRLFDSGHLWLLEKVDGANFRFQLQESGLIRFGDRSRVYDDPDDVPEPYQHAVRHVQENLERDALRSAVDDVEDVVFFGEAMHRHTIEYDWERTPSFLGFDVWSAEVGAFRPPDAVEGIFEGIGLEAVNAVERELHTRDFDPDSYTIPDSAWYNGPAKGVVIRNKQGDRAKLLHPDFQDVDETTPVDASAEELAATYATRRRFETVAATLEDRGQPVTFETLYERVLEDIVREEHKQLYDGEGSLEMGTFRSEVSALTREFLEEWRDGE